A single Hylaeus volcanicus isolate JK05 unplaced genomic scaffold, UHH_iyHylVolc1.0_haploid 12221, whole genome shotgun sequence DNA region contains:
- the LOC128883402 gene encoding uncharacterized protein LOC128883402 isoform X1: MTEWTGLSKERKKKFTFSPFTITRAGCGLYHSIVVGKRREAPQLYGWGRNYNNVLALGPDVPERHYPTPIPYFSKNHVFQVACGLNHTMILIKSVNHSGGRVYSCGLGNNGRLGFFKTDKSIETEEHDSWFTYKPIRVGFPNKEKIIRISCGSDHSLAISQHGELFAWGVGQYGNLGTGNTKDVTCPVQITVGNNKSFVVHCSAGGKHSLACTNDGRCYSWGHPGNGRLGLGHLRSVIVPTLIEASCDREIVFVSAGEAHSASIDKVGIVYTWGAGSYGRLGHGDDTDMHIPRKIESFGGQSIVQVACGTFHTMAVSRDGKLFSWGSSLAIGLVSEGENSSVLIPKAVNHSGLISVCNIAVGTYHTIALTQLGDVFCWGVGGQSRLGHGDDANQPFPKHVAHLRNKAYLDDLKEWFLDDLQKSKNTHPLYLEAMNSKKIQTISCGEAHTMVLLIQGDVWVWGSNSYGQLGLGDALLEEIVYEPNLLEAFKDPIRRIACGKYHSLASNIRGELYVWGSGDCGQLGLGRVVDASVPTGVLHMTCVFDVFGGEDYSACLSSPNSNTIEDNFSNNMQIFTEAGDLWTWGSCETGKLGHEGFSSGSCLSPKKVKLSVPISMVSCGVNHMLACSPDGKVFAWGAGYYGRLGIGSSANSSIPVEVSLPDDIVIVSVQAGAFHSLGLTSDGLIYAWGRGEALCSNENYLLPQLFTKLDSQEGLPQCKMIVVCNNHTLAVMCSGQVWVWGDNKNYQLCCENKNSSFITSPEVLHNLPNAVDFIATGPNHTIANLCTNEVYAWGNNNSGCLGIGLTKKKYFFHPEAVLSNWRSVAGPKKTLQSLPPIDNMALASYANSSLHGQGTNSVHTMCNVENTITFIDPFVAETMSFIESLDFSKDSSLLSRAQKLLKKEPHFCTSQELALREDDLIKILGHHFSTILKISEQEKMMCSMEYFVKRKLTRVLINLPCETSKGLVKNSMQTPTFMIQKLPIIQQLMNYLVLQPSYLVYLSRCIKQDFERDILIKIVKQVYWNIEDRHINAVFLSLCAAICTEEVNVAPDLLRLFCSENSNFVQLASAYALKTCYNSDFGRFFVDPSFEGSLAEALDQLNDTCLVMDEQMLTEFVPECNNQQEKIKILFQRSLDGIYSVLSTLSSLLTLPLGISALMKHAYNVIVDRNFSFDAYSGRRAQQQYSLYYPLVRLLLQGIVCRFFIEPFEFNQMYCLQKFQSKFAEVNFRTLSVFINSAFQNNLCEFTYNHLFREIFQSIYLKSVTILIQTLSFTVDEYIRAENTLSLFLMHFTRSPYTIILRNDILANFMNLLKRYEAHLQLSVYDPVSELLKEISHDSTQVFDKEMIKILEENTYHHNIVINRRFLLTEGNVVFDGLTGVPVPQKLAPRQQAATRDGYTVMSLVHRYVPSDPLDPRSVIENSLKATPTISAQCWSKLGEEFFVLQEFYTRQQPPDFMTAQMLGKAAKHCEDFDDQAVSLVEICKWMAEGIKKRYRHHMYLTLVQNHEDVISETERRFRMETQEYTAGLQETSQYINTLYIEPEMRERLQKSNITPFIDSLRVLCSPESADEENSSPSVTLGLHELLQFMVVVQCTIVPKEGSHYTVTFTYHQKKGWTIQLFQVLNGNNTELDHFEITDNELTNLTNLPPFSTKCFGKKVLIFQVANLLNFLMHISVKSSKTKFLKT, encoded by the exons ATGACGGAATGGACTGGTTTAagcaaagagagaaaaaagaagttcACATTTAGTCCTTTCACAATCACTCGAGCTGGGTGTGGATTGTATCATAGTATTGTCGTTGGGAAGCGTCGAGAGGCACCTCAGCTTTATGGATGGGgtcgaaattataataacgtTTTAGCCTTAGGTCCTGATGTACCAGAGCGACATTATCCGACACCCATACCTTACTTTTCCAAAAATCACGTTTTTCAGGTAGCATGTGGACTCAATCATACAATGATTCTAATAAAATCCGTGAATCATTCCGGAGGTCGCGTGTACTCATGTGGATTGGGAAATAATGGAAGACTCggtttttttaaaacagatAAAAGTATTGAAACAGAAGAACATGATTCGTGGTTCACATATAAACCCATTCGTGTTGGTTTTCCTAATAAAGAGAAAATCATTCGAATATCTTGTGGGAGTGATCACTCTCTTGCCATTTCACAACATGGTGAACTTTTCGCTTGGGGCGTAGGTCAATATGGCAATTTAGGCACTGGTAATACGAAAGATGTGACTTGTCCTGTTCAAATCACAGTGGGAAACAATAAATCGTTCGTTGTTCATTGTTCTGCTGGTGGCAAACATTCTCTAGCTTGCACCAATGACGGAAGATGTTATTCATGGGGTCACCCTGGAAATGGTCGATTAGGACTAGGTCATCTTCGTTCAGTTATTGTTCCCACACTAATCGAAGCGTCGTGTGATCGGGAAATCGTGTTTGTTTCAGCTGGCGAAGCTCATAGTGCATCAATAGATAAAGTGGGCATAGTTTATACCTGGGGTGCTGGTAGTTATGGTCGCTTAGGTCATGGGGATGATACGGATATGCATATACCTCGCAAAATAGAATCATTTGGTGGACAATCCATTGTTCAA GTTGCATGTGGAACGTTTCATACGATGGCGGTATCTCGTGATGGTAAATTATTCAGTTGGGGTTCCTCTTTAGCTATTGGTCTTGTCTCGGAAGGCGAAAATTCTTCTGTTTTGATTCCCAAAGCAGTTAATCATTCTGGTTTAATTTCCGTTTGTAATATTGCAGTTGGTACCTATCATACTATCGCTCTTACACAACTCGGTGATGTGTTTTGTTGGGGTGTCGGAGGTCAGTCGCGTTTAGGTCACGGTGACGACGCTAATCAA CCGTTTCCGAAACATGTTGCTCATTTACGAAATAAAGCGTATCTTGATGATTTAAAAGAATGGTTCTTAGACGATCTgcagaaaagtaaaaatactcATCCATTATACTTGGAAGCtatgaattcgaaaaaaattcaaaccatTTCTTGTGGGGAGGCGCACACAATGGTTCTTTTAATTCAAGGTGATGTGTGGGTGTGGGGTAGTAACAGTTATGGCCAATTAGGACTGGGGGACGCTCTACTTGAG GAAATAGTTTATGAACCAAATTTGTTGGAAGCATTCAAAGATCCGATCCGTCGCATTGCTTGTGGAAAATATCATTCATTGGCGTCTAACATACGAGGAGAACTGTACGTTTGGGGTTCCGGAGATTGTGGCCAATTAGGACTTGGAAGAGTTGTGGATGCAAGTGTTCCAACTGGAGTGTTACATATGACGTGTGTTTTCGATGTTTTTGGTGGAGAAGATTATAGCGCTTGTTTATCGTCTCCCAATTCGAACACTATAGAAGACAATTTTAGTAAtaatatgcaaattttcaCCGAAGCGGGGGATTTGTGGACCTGGGGAAGCTGTGAAACGGGTAAATTAGGGCACGAAGGATTTTCTTCTGGTTCGTGTCTTTCAccaaaaaaagtaaaattatcaGTTCCAATTTCAATGGTGTCATGTG gTGTAAACCATATGCTCGCTTGCTCTCCCGATGGAAAAGTTTTTGCGTGGGGAGCCGGCTATTATGGTCGGTTAGGCATTGGATCGTCTGCAAATTCTTCCATTCCCGttgag GTTTCTTTACCCGATGACATTGTTATTGTTAGCGTTCAAGCAGGAGCTTTTCACTCTCTAGGATTAACCTCCGATGGTTTAATATATGCTTGGGGACGTGGTGAAGCTTTATGttcaaacgaaaattatttgttaccgCAACTTTTTACAAAGCTTGATAGCCAAGAGGGCCTCCCTCAATGTAAAATGATAGTAGTATGCAACAATCATACACTCGCAGTGATGTGTTCCGGCCAG GTTTGGGTGTGGGgggataataaaaattatcaacTTTGTTGCGAAAACAAAAACTCTAGTTTTATTACATCACCTGAAGTCTTACACAATTTACCAAATGCCGTTGATTTCATTGCTACTGGACCCAATCATACAATCGCTAACTTATG CACTAACGAAGTGTACGCATggggaaataataattcaggATGCCTTGGTATAGGcctaactaaaaaaaaatacttttttcatCCAGAAGCTGTCTTAAGCAATTGGCGATCTGTTGCAGGGCcaaagaaaacattacaaaGCCTACCACCTATCGATAACATGGCTCTTGCGTCTTATGCGAATTCTAGTCTTCATGGTCAAGGCACCAACTCTGTGCATACTATGTGCAATGttgaaaatacaataactttcATTGAT CCATTCGTAGCAGAAACCATGTCTTTTATCGAAAGTCTTGATTTTTCAAAGGATAGTTCGCTTTTATCCAGAgctcaaaaattattaaagaaagaacCTCATTTTTGTACTTCACAAGAACTTGCGTTACGCGAA gacgatttaattaaaatcttagGACATCATTTTTCtaccattttaaaaatttcggaacaagaaaaaatgatgTGTTCTATGGAGTACTTTGTAAAGCGTAAa tTAACACGCGTACTCATTAATCTTCCTTGTGAAACATCGAAAGGGCTAGTTAAAAATTC AATGCAAACACCGACTTTTATGATACAAAAGCTACCTATCATTCAACAATTGATGAATTATTTAGTCCTTCAACCCTCTTACCTCGTCTATTTGTCTCGTTGTATTAAACAAGATTTTGAAAGGgatattcttataaaaattgtcaaacaa GTGTATTGGAATATAGAAGATCGACATATTAATGcagtatttctttctttatgtGCAGCGATTTGTACTGAGGAAGTCAATGTAGCACCCGATTTGCTACGTTTATTTTGCTcagaaaattctaatttcgtGCAACTTGCTAGCGCCTATGCCTTGAAAACATGTTATAACTCAGATTTTGGTCGCTTTTTTGTTGATCCCAGTTTCGAGGGGAGTCTAGCCGAGGCCTTGGATCAATTAAATGATACTTGCCTTGTTATGGATGAACAAATGCTAACTGAATTCGTTCCCGAATGCAacaatcaacaagaaaaaataaaaatcttgttTCAACGTTCTTTAGATGGAATTTATTCTGTTTTGTCAACTTTGTCTTCGTTGTTGACCCTTCCTTTAGGAATCAGTGCTTTAATGAAACATGCTTATAATGTTATAGTGGatcgtaatttttcttttgatgcGTATAGTGGTCGAAGAGCACAACAACAATACAGCCTATATTATCCTCTTGTGCGATTACTTTTACAGGGTATTGTATGTCGTTTTTTTATAGAGCCCTTCGAGTTTAACC aaatgtattgtttacaaaaatttcaatctaaATTTGCGGAAGTCAATTTTCGTACATTATCCGTTTTCATTAATTCagcttttcaaaataatttatgtgaATTCACATATAACCATttatttcgtgaaatatttcaaagtatttaCTTGAAAAGCGTCACTATTTTGATACAAACACTTTCCTTTACCGTGGATGAATACATTCGTGCTGAG AATACACTTTCTCTCTTCCTCATGCATTTTACTAGATCTCCCTATACCATAATCCTGCGTAATGATATTTTAgcaaattttatgaatttactaAAACGTTATGAAGCCCATCTTCAATTATCCGTGTATGACCCTGTTAGCGAATta cTGAAAGAAATATCTCATGATTCGACTCAAGTTTTCGATAaggaaatgattaaaatattagaagaGAATACCTACCATCATAATATTGTGATTAATCGACGGTTTCTTCTAAC TGAAGGAAATGTTGTTTTTGACGGTTTAACTGGAGTTCCCGTACCACAAAAATTAGCTCCACGACAACAAGCTGCTACGCGT GATGGATATACTGTGATGTCTCTTGTTCATCGTTATGTACCAAGTGATCCTTTGGATCCCCGATCTGTgattgaaaattcattaaaagcCACGCCAACTATTTCAGCACAATGTTGGAGCAAACTTggagaagaattttttgtcTTACAAGAATTTTATACTCGCCAACAACCTCCTGATTTCATGACGGCACAAATGTTAGGAAAAGCGGCTAAGCATTGTGAGGATTTCGACGACCAAGCAGTGTCACTTGTGGAAATATGCAAATGGATGGCTGAAGGAATTAAAAAACGCTATCGGCATCATATGTATTTAACGCTTGTTCAA AATCATGAAGATGTTATAAGTGAAACGGAGCGCCGTTTTCGAATGGAAACCCAGGAATATACTGCTGGCTTACAGGAAACAAGTCAATACATCAATACACTTTATATTGAACCAGAGATGAGGGAACGATTGCAG AAAAGTAATATAACACCTTTTATTGATTCTTTACGAGTTTTATGCTCTCCTGAATCCGCTGATGAGGAAAATTCATCACCTTCCGTTACATTAGGACTCCACGAATTGCTACAATTTATG GTAGTCGTTCAGTGCACTATTGTGCCAAAAGAAGGATCGCATTACACAGTAACGTTTACGTATCATCAGAAAAAGGGATGGACCATACAGCTTTTTCAAGTGTTGAATGGAAACAATACTGAGTTGGATCATTTTGAAATCACAGATAATGA ATTAACTAACCTAACTAACCTTCCCCCTTTCTCGACAAAGTGTTttggaaaaaa AGTCTTGATATTCCAAGTCGCCAACcttctcaattttttaatgcataTTTCCGTCAAAAGTTCGAAAACTAAATTCCTAAAAACGTAA
- the LOC128883402 gene encoding uncharacterized protein LOC128883402 isoform X3 produces MTEWTGLSKERKKKFTFSPFTITRAGCGLYHSIVVGKRREAPQLYGWGRNYNNVLALGPDVPERHYPTPIPYFSKNHVFQVACGLNHTMILIKSVNHSGGRVYSCGLGNNGRLGFFKTDKSIETEEHDSWFTYKPIRVGFPNKEKIIRISCGSDHSLAISQHGELFAWGVGQYGNLGTGNTKDVTCPVQITVGNNKSFVVHCSAGGKHSLACTNDGRCYSWGHPGNGRLGLGHLRSVIVPTLIEASCDREIVFVSAGEAHSASIDKVGIVYTWGAGSYGRLGHGDDTDMHIPRKIESFGGQSIVQVACGTFHTMAVSRDGKLFSWGSSLAIGLVSEGENSSVLIPKAVNHSGLISVCNIAVGTYHTIALTQLGDVFCWGVGGQSRLGHGDDANQPFPKHVAHLRNKAYLDDLKEWFLDDLQKSKNTHPLYLEAMNSKKIQTISCGEAHTMVLLIQGDVWVWGSNSYGQLGLGDALLEEIVYEPNLLEAFKDPIRRIACGKYHSLASNIRGELYVWGSGDCGQLGLGRVVDASVPTGVLHMTCVFDVFGGEDYSACLSSPNSNTIEDNFSNNMQIFTEAGDLWTWGSCETGKLGHEGFSSGSCLSPKKVKLSVPISMVSCGVNHMLACSPDGKVFAWGAGYYGRLGIGSSANSSIPVEVSLPDDIVIVSVQAGAFHSLGLTSDGLIYAWGRGEALCSNENYLLPQLFTKLDSQEGLPQCKMIVVCNNHTLAVMCSGQVWVWGDNKNYQLCCENKNSSFITSPEVLHNLPNAVDFIATGPNHTIANLCTNEVYAWGNNNSGCLGIGLTKKKYFFHPEAVLSNWRSVAGPKKTLQSLPPIDNMALASYANSSLHGQGTNSVHTMCNVENTITFIDPFVAETMSFIESLDFSKDSSLLSRAQKLLKKEPHFCTSQELALREDDLIKILGHHFSTILKISEQEKMMCSMEYFVKRKLTRVLINLPCETSKGLVKNSMQTPTFMIQKLPIIQQLMNYLVLQPSYLVYLSRCIKQDFERDILIKIVKQVYWNIEDRHINAVFLSLCAAICTEEVNVAPDLLRLFCSENSNFVQLASAYALKTCYNSDFGRFFVDPSFEGSLAEALDQLNDTCLVMDEQMLTEFVPECNNQQEKIKILFQRSLDGIYSVLSTLSSLLTLPLGISALMKHAYNVIVDRNFSFDAYSGRRAQQQYSLYYPLVRLLLQGIVCRFFIEPFEFNQMYCLQKFQSKFAEVNFRTLSVFINSAFQNNLCEFTYNHLFREIFQSIYLKSVTILIQTLSFTVDEYIRAENTLSLFLMHFTRSPYTIILRNDILANFMNLLKRYEAHLQLSVYDPVSELLKEISHDSTQVFDKEMIKILEENTYHHNIVINRRFLLTEGNVVFDGLTGVPVPQKLAPRQQAATRDGYTVMSLVHRYVPSDPLDPRSVIENSLKATPTISAQCWSKLGEEFFVLQEFYTRQQPPDFMTAQMLGKAAKHCEDFDDQAVSLVEICKWMAEGIKKRYRHHMYLTLVQNHEDVISETERRFRMETQEYTAGLQETSQYINTLYIEPEMRERLQKSNITPFIDSLRVLCSPESADEENSSPSVTLGLHELLQFMVVVQCTIVPKEGSHYTVTFTYHQKKGWTIQLFQVLNGNNTELDHFEITDNDFLWRIRSLD; encoded by the exons ATGACGGAATGGACTGGTTTAagcaaagagagaaaaaagaagttcACATTTAGTCCTTTCACAATCACTCGAGCTGGGTGTGGATTGTATCATAGTATTGTCGTTGGGAAGCGTCGAGAGGCACCTCAGCTTTATGGATGGGgtcgaaattataataacgtTTTAGCCTTAGGTCCTGATGTACCAGAGCGACATTATCCGACACCCATACCTTACTTTTCCAAAAATCACGTTTTTCAGGTAGCATGTGGACTCAATCATACAATGATTCTAATAAAATCCGTGAATCATTCCGGAGGTCGCGTGTACTCATGTGGATTGGGAAATAATGGAAGACTCggtttttttaaaacagatAAAAGTATTGAAACAGAAGAACATGATTCGTGGTTCACATATAAACCCATTCGTGTTGGTTTTCCTAATAAAGAGAAAATCATTCGAATATCTTGTGGGAGTGATCACTCTCTTGCCATTTCACAACATGGTGAACTTTTCGCTTGGGGCGTAGGTCAATATGGCAATTTAGGCACTGGTAATACGAAAGATGTGACTTGTCCTGTTCAAATCACAGTGGGAAACAATAAATCGTTCGTTGTTCATTGTTCTGCTGGTGGCAAACATTCTCTAGCTTGCACCAATGACGGAAGATGTTATTCATGGGGTCACCCTGGAAATGGTCGATTAGGACTAGGTCATCTTCGTTCAGTTATTGTTCCCACACTAATCGAAGCGTCGTGTGATCGGGAAATCGTGTTTGTTTCAGCTGGCGAAGCTCATAGTGCATCAATAGATAAAGTGGGCATAGTTTATACCTGGGGTGCTGGTAGTTATGGTCGCTTAGGTCATGGGGATGATACGGATATGCATATACCTCGCAAAATAGAATCATTTGGTGGACAATCCATTGTTCAA GTTGCATGTGGAACGTTTCATACGATGGCGGTATCTCGTGATGGTAAATTATTCAGTTGGGGTTCCTCTTTAGCTATTGGTCTTGTCTCGGAAGGCGAAAATTCTTCTGTTTTGATTCCCAAAGCAGTTAATCATTCTGGTTTAATTTCCGTTTGTAATATTGCAGTTGGTACCTATCATACTATCGCTCTTACACAACTCGGTGATGTGTTTTGTTGGGGTGTCGGAGGTCAGTCGCGTTTAGGTCACGGTGACGACGCTAATCAA CCGTTTCCGAAACATGTTGCTCATTTACGAAATAAAGCGTATCTTGATGATTTAAAAGAATGGTTCTTAGACGATCTgcagaaaagtaaaaatactcATCCATTATACTTGGAAGCtatgaattcgaaaaaaattcaaaccatTTCTTGTGGGGAGGCGCACACAATGGTTCTTTTAATTCAAGGTGATGTGTGGGTGTGGGGTAGTAACAGTTATGGCCAATTAGGACTGGGGGACGCTCTACTTGAG GAAATAGTTTATGAACCAAATTTGTTGGAAGCATTCAAAGATCCGATCCGTCGCATTGCTTGTGGAAAATATCATTCATTGGCGTCTAACATACGAGGAGAACTGTACGTTTGGGGTTCCGGAGATTGTGGCCAATTAGGACTTGGAAGAGTTGTGGATGCAAGTGTTCCAACTGGAGTGTTACATATGACGTGTGTTTTCGATGTTTTTGGTGGAGAAGATTATAGCGCTTGTTTATCGTCTCCCAATTCGAACACTATAGAAGACAATTTTAGTAAtaatatgcaaattttcaCCGAAGCGGGGGATTTGTGGACCTGGGGAAGCTGTGAAACGGGTAAATTAGGGCACGAAGGATTTTCTTCTGGTTCGTGTCTTTCAccaaaaaaagtaaaattatcaGTTCCAATTTCAATGGTGTCATGTG gTGTAAACCATATGCTCGCTTGCTCTCCCGATGGAAAAGTTTTTGCGTGGGGAGCCGGCTATTATGGTCGGTTAGGCATTGGATCGTCTGCAAATTCTTCCATTCCCGttgag GTTTCTTTACCCGATGACATTGTTATTGTTAGCGTTCAAGCAGGAGCTTTTCACTCTCTAGGATTAACCTCCGATGGTTTAATATATGCTTGGGGACGTGGTGAAGCTTTATGttcaaacgaaaattatttgttaccgCAACTTTTTACAAAGCTTGATAGCCAAGAGGGCCTCCCTCAATGTAAAATGATAGTAGTATGCAACAATCATACACTCGCAGTGATGTGTTCCGGCCAG GTTTGGGTGTGGGgggataataaaaattatcaacTTTGTTGCGAAAACAAAAACTCTAGTTTTATTACATCACCTGAAGTCTTACACAATTTACCAAATGCCGTTGATTTCATTGCTACTGGACCCAATCATACAATCGCTAACTTATG CACTAACGAAGTGTACGCATggggaaataataattcaggATGCCTTGGTATAGGcctaactaaaaaaaaatacttttttcatCCAGAAGCTGTCTTAAGCAATTGGCGATCTGTTGCAGGGCcaaagaaaacattacaaaGCCTACCACCTATCGATAACATGGCTCTTGCGTCTTATGCGAATTCTAGTCTTCATGGTCAAGGCACCAACTCTGTGCATACTATGTGCAATGttgaaaatacaataactttcATTGAT CCATTCGTAGCAGAAACCATGTCTTTTATCGAAAGTCTTGATTTTTCAAAGGATAGTTCGCTTTTATCCAGAgctcaaaaattattaaagaaagaacCTCATTTTTGTACTTCACAAGAACTTGCGTTACGCGAA gacgatttaattaaaatcttagGACATCATTTTTCtaccattttaaaaatttcggaacaagaaaaaatgatgTGTTCTATGGAGTACTTTGTAAAGCGTAAa tTAACACGCGTACTCATTAATCTTCCTTGTGAAACATCGAAAGGGCTAGTTAAAAATTC AATGCAAACACCGACTTTTATGATACAAAAGCTACCTATCATTCAACAATTGATGAATTATTTAGTCCTTCAACCCTCTTACCTCGTCTATTTGTCTCGTTGTATTAAACAAGATTTTGAAAGGgatattcttataaaaattgtcaaacaa GTGTATTGGAATATAGAAGATCGACATATTAATGcagtatttctttctttatgtGCAGCGATTTGTACTGAGGAAGTCAATGTAGCACCCGATTTGCTACGTTTATTTTGCTcagaaaattctaatttcgtGCAACTTGCTAGCGCCTATGCCTTGAAAACATGTTATAACTCAGATTTTGGTCGCTTTTTTGTTGATCCCAGTTTCGAGGGGAGTCTAGCCGAGGCCTTGGATCAATTAAATGATACTTGCCTTGTTATGGATGAACAAATGCTAACTGAATTCGTTCCCGAATGCAacaatcaacaagaaaaaataaaaatcttgttTCAACGTTCTTTAGATGGAATTTATTCTGTTTTGTCAACTTTGTCTTCGTTGTTGACCCTTCCTTTAGGAATCAGTGCTTTAATGAAACATGCTTATAATGTTATAGTGGatcgtaatttttcttttgatgcGTATAGTGGTCGAAGAGCACAACAACAATACAGCCTATATTATCCTCTTGTGCGATTACTTTTACAGGGTATTGTATGTCGTTTTTTTATAGAGCCCTTCGAGTTTAACC aaatgtattgtttacaaaaatttcaatctaaATTTGCGGAAGTCAATTTTCGTACATTATCCGTTTTCATTAATTCagcttttcaaaataatttatgtgaATTCACATATAACCATttatttcgtgaaatatttcaaagtatttaCTTGAAAAGCGTCACTATTTTGATACAAACACTTTCCTTTACCGTGGATGAATACATTCGTGCTGAG AATACACTTTCTCTCTTCCTCATGCATTTTACTAGATCTCCCTATACCATAATCCTGCGTAATGATATTTTAgcaaattttatgaatttactaAAACGTTATGAAGCCCATCTTCAATTATCCGTGTATGACCCTGTTAGCGAATta cTGAAAGAAATATCTCATGATTCGACTCAAGTTTTCGATAaggaaatgattaaaatattagaagaGAATACCTACCATCATAATATTGTGATTAATCGACGGTTTCTTCTAAC TGAAGGAAATGTTGTTTTTGACGGTTTAACTGGAGTTCCCGTACCACAAAAATTAGCTCCACGACAACAAGCTGCTACGCGT GATGGATATACTGTGATGTCTCTTGTTCATCGTTATGTACCAAGTGATCCTTTGGATCCCCGATCTGTgattgaaaattcattaaaagcCACGCCAACTATTTCAGCACAATGTTGGAGCAAACTTggagaagaattttttgtcTTACAAGAATTTTATACTCGCCAACAACCTCCTGATTTCATGACGGCACAAATGTTAGGAAAAGCGGCTAAGCATTGTGAGGATTTCGACGACCAAGCAGTGTCACTTGTGGAAATATGCAAATGGATGGCTGAAGGAATTAAAAAACGCTATCGGCATCATATGTATTTAACGCTTGTTCAA AATCATGAAGATGTTATAAGTGAAACGGAGCGCCGTTTTCGAATGGAAACCCAGGAATATACTGCTGGCTTACAGGAAACAAGTCAATACATCAATACACTTTATATTGAACCAGAGATGAGGGAACGATTGCAG AAAAGTAATATAACACCTTTTATTGATTCTTTACGAGTTTTATGCTCTCCTGAATCCGCTGATGAGGAAAATTCATCACCTTCCGTTACATTAGGACTCCACGAATTGCTACAATTTATG GTAGTCGTTCAGTGCACTATTGTGCCAAAAGAAGGATCGCATTACACAGTAACGTTTACGTATCATCAGAAAAAGGGATGGACCATACAGCTTTTTCAAGTGTTGAATGGAAACAATACTGAGTTGGATCATTTTGAAATCACAGATAATGA ttttTTATGGAGAATTCGTTCATTAGATTAA